GCGCGGCTCTCTGTCTCTTGCTTCAGCGCTGGTCTGGTTGTTGCGGGTGTACTGTCTGTCCTTTGATTTACTCGTACCTCCATTCAGCTGATCTGCCGCTATGCTATATGCATTCTGATAGGCAGCAGCACGGGCGCAGATCCAAGTCCCGAACTGGTTAAGGTTTCGTCTTTCGAGTCCGTTGCCTCTATCAGAGTTCCAAGCCAGGCGGTCGGACAACTGGAGTTTGAGGCAAATCTTCTCAATAATATCGGATGTGCCTGCCTCCCCTATCCTAGTGAGGTCGAAAAGGTGTGTACGCACTTTCTCTGCGTACCTCTTGAAAGAAGCGGGATCATTCTTCTGGATCTCTAGTTTGTCCAGCGCTTGAAGGTGGGCCGCTCTCATGACATCACGCCGACCGAAATTTGCCTTCAGTCTGACTAATGCCTGTATGTAGGCGGCTTCTCCTCCCCCTAGGCCATAAACGACATCTAAACAATCACCGCGTAGATGTCTCTTCAGGATGGCGAATTTCTCTCCGGCTGCCTTTGATGTGTCGTGTACCAACGCGCGGAACAGGTCTACCCACGCAAACCATTCCAAAGATCTTCCGCTAAAATCCGGTAACTCTGCTCGAACTGATGAATGCGATCCTGCTTCCGTTCGTGTAGCTGGTCGTAAGCGGCCAACGCTATACATGTCGATCCAATCGTCTGGGGCTTCGTCCTGTAGTTGAGCTTCTCCCTCTATTCCCCACGGGCTGTGATTTTGGCACCAGCGGTTGACTCCATCGTGATTGTAGAATTCAGGAAGTGATCGGcgatcttcattttcttctacttGGAGCAATTGTAGAGCTCGTTCTGCTTCTTGTAGGTCCAGCTGCGCTTCGGTGGATCTCTGCTGGGCCTCTATTTGCCGTTGCGATCTGTCGGCTTCTTGTGGGTCTGACAATGAGTGTTGGCTACTGTGTACAGATAGTTGATAACGTGACTGATTACATTCACGCGAGGGATAGTTTCTGAGTTCCAGAGTGGGAAGGCCTTTGACAGATGGTGGTAGGTGTGCACGTGTGGCGAGGTAACGCTGAAGTTCTGCCTCTACTACTTTAACTTGCTGGACGTACTTAGTGTGTGCCTCATGTTGCCGGTCAAATTCTTCTGGCTCAGCTCCTTCCAATAGGCGATTGTTCACGTCACGGGCTTCATGCAACAATTCCTGTGCGTACTCCACCAGAGCTCTTACACTGCCTCTTGAATCACCTCTTTTAATGGCGGCTGTGAATTGCGTGCACGTGTTCGTGATCTGCCTTCTAGTAGTAGTTCTCAGCCGTGTCCATTGTGTCGTTTCAGTCGTTACGGGATTGATCGCTGCGGCTTCCGCTGCTGGTATTGAGTGGGCTAAGTTAACAGAGGGGCTTGTTGGGTGCGATCTTGCCGTCACGGCTATTCTAGCTGCTGCGTTGTTGGCGGTCAAAAAGGCTGGGTCGTCCATGCTGCTTGGACGTGTTGTAGTCGAGAACTATTGACTCTTCTTGCCACGAATAGAGTTTCGGTAGGCCGGACGTTCTATTCCTTACTGTGTAgctccggttcgaaggaccaatgTTCGGGAGCTCTTCTCAGTTTAAGAATGGATTTGAAGAGTCAAAGATTGACTGCAAGAGAATGTTTATTACTTCTGACAAATTCGTGTGATCGTCGATAAAGACGCTGTGACAGTGAGAGCGAAGCGATGCGCTTCACGCGGTTTatatagaaaaagaacaaaggcaTAGGTAGGGTAAAGGTGGCAGtcaagaatgaaacaaaagaaggtagTGAACGCGTACTAATCACCTAGCGCTCAATAAGGGAAATAATAACAAGGTTTAGTTCTTCGCCGGAACagatattgctttagtttaagatgttcttattgattttaaaatatctcatcaaatacgaaaaaattcaaaaataagaaaatacaagttGTTGTATAGTTTCCATacggtatagaaccattaGCCTTTTGGTTGGCAATTCAACATCTTACGATTATGCCATGGTTAGTATAAAACtattgaaaagcataacatgtctacTTGTATGTAGTctactgtcccaaattagcgtcacgggggcttatgtaaaaaatataagaatttaaatcattggttagatgaatattgtcatatgattttcataaaatatttaacagccctgtggagaacatttaaacgaatctattaataccaagatttgttgatattgcgtttgtttaaagtgtctttggcgattgtataaaatctcacaaaataagattaaaaattacaagtaataaaaaaacatttgcacaAGAGCCCCAACTGGTATTGAACCACCAACCTTCGAGTTGGTGTTCCAACACCGTACGACTATGCCACTGTTGATTGATAATAGAAACACAACCTACCAACGTTATTTAGTTTATTGTCtgatgtcccaaattagtgccatgggagcttatgtaaaaaatatgaaaattgccatcacaggttagatgaatattgtaagctggctaaggtgatgaagtttctgatttataaccggaatttaggcgaacccagggaagtaataataattggaaaaatgttagctttggatgattaaaatgaattaacaatctctcttgaaaaaaaaaaatttcgtatgGTTAAAAAAAGTGAGCTGAAATATATAAGCAAAGAAATACAATCAGTCACTATGTAGGGTTGAACCACCGACTTTCAAACTTGCACGCCAAAGCCTTATGACTGTGCTATGAACGTTTTGTAACTTTTGGTATACAACTTATACAAATCaatatagtctgctgtccagatttagcgtcatgggaaCTTATGGGAAAATAGACTAAAATCAGTCAGCAATTAAATGAATAGTATATGTCTACgttagtaacaaattttaacgcATTGTTACGAAACAGTCGACGAACATTCTTACGGCGATATTTGGTAGGATAGggcaagttaaaaacaatttttttcggtttaaaatttcggacattacggcgtgtttacgggaagtgcttatgcttttttctcgaaaatttgaatcacatttattttttcgtttttaccgtGGAACCTATAAcctattggctacttaaagagcgaagtgtttaatacaattttaaaaatccatattttatgtttttggggTGAATTTCAATTGCAAGTTACCAGGcctgaaaaatgaagtctcgttttgacagctcattgttttggttgttgaaacataaatttcgcaatatttttctattgcacccacttcggtgtcttaagctattcgattcagaattaaaaactgaatcgaatgaataaattagtttttaaaaataagactgtccagaattagtagaaatgtccaatgaattagggtttttgtccgaaattagcagatcggctttacacgcattccccataagaaaggctgttagcccaaacgctgtcccaattcgctcttttaccttaGGTCTCGTTACTGACAAACATATCGTTTGTGccaatgaaacaagaaaatagtATGGGATGTATCCGGCAAACATGCTATCGCCAAATCAAGACGTATGCTATCATAACATTTATATATTATTGCAATCATATTGTGTtacacaatttttatgttCTTCAACTTAGAAGATAAGTTAGCGCAGGCGAAAGCGAAGGTAATGTTCATATTATGTGTAACCAAGTTATCGGAGCTGAGCAATGGACGATCGTATCCCATGGAGGGAACGGATGTTCTGGTCTCAAGTGGACGGCGGAAGAActtgaaaacaataattatataataatataatattatTGAATATTATTGAATAACAATTATTATATTGTGAAATATGATAatgcattttcatttaaacagtTATTTAAGGCATTTAATCAAAGGAACTGGCTGGGGTAAGGCGGTCTAACAAAACCATTCTGTACACAATTTTATCCAAATATTTTTATACCACCTGAGGCATGAGAAAAAGATATTTAGACCTAACTACCCAACCCCATTTACGGTAGTTTAGCGCCAAACCTGCCccatctcttttttaaaaaagttaacaattaaaatgttttgccTGCAAAtcgctttttaaaaacatgaaGGTGGTTTGCTTTTATTTGCAGAATACCATGAGGATACTGTAGATTGTACCGTAGTAGGTAGTACTAAGACGTAGGGATCTGCCTAATTTGCTGTAATCTTGGACTCTGCTCTCCTTCTAGAAGAATGGGCGATTTGGATAGCTACTTCTACGGGAATAGCACGTCGCCCATTTTCGGGCTTATTCGGGAAGCTCTGATGTTGCTAAATGGAACCACATTATTGGATTCGAATTCGTCTGCCACAATTCGTTTAGCAAAGGTAGAACAGCCGTAAGTCAGGGGGCCAGAAGGCGTTCAGTAAGTAAATAAAAGTCAAATATAGTCAAATGCAAGCAATTCTTAATACAATTacctttttccatttttccaccttatatttttttcattgtagTGCTATCGATATACTTTGTTATTTTGAATGCTAGATGTCGTTTTCGGTGTCGCAGAATGATTGCGAGCTGATCGGGATAAAAAAATTGGTCGGAACGGCAAGTCTGAACTCAACATTTCCGGTACTACTTTAGTTGATCGATTTAACATAATAGCGATCAGTATTGCAATTTGTTTGAAACTATAATATTCAGCGTCATTCTAGTGGAAAAACAGCTAAATGCAGAGAAAGGGAATATGGACAACTCAGTGCTATAAGACAGACTTGGCAGGGTTTCTAAGCAAATTTCACTAACATTTTCGCCATAATATGGCAACGATGCTGTTTGTGAAGTATTTTATCATACCGGTTCCCCCTTTTCGAGATTGGTTGGGGGTACAACTCTGCGTAACTCGAAAAATGGATAATTGTGTTATTCATTGTCTATGATTTAATGACCCTGAAATGAAATGGGCGGGTATGGTTCGATAACGATAGTTGCGTGTAATAGCTAAATAAAACTAATCAGGATACTGTTTCCGAGGGTACCGCGGCTTGGGGATTCTCCTATCAAGTTGTGTTACATTCACTTTATAAGAACTATACTGTTGCCTATACTttcttaaatataaaaaaactatttatgAAGAGCGTAATGATTAGTGAAAAAATACCGAAGCTGAAATTCTAGGAAAACAATGTGGTTATAATGGGGAAATTACTGACCTATAGATATATAGATCTACTTTTACTGTCAGCCGGAGACTTTTGCCCGTCCTAAtgactaaaaaagaaaaagccagaGGCTGAATTAGTTTTTAAGTAGCACATGTAGGCTTAATCTGTAAagtaatctattgttttatatgTTAAAGGCGTCTGACTTTACTGCTTTAATTTGTCTTTCGATATTTCACTAACAGAGTCTGTGAAAAACGAATGGCTCTCGTATCCCATATCCCCATAAGGCCACAACCACCCGTCACAACGAGTTGGCACGAAG
The window above is part of the Daphnia carinata strain CSIRO-1 chromosome 7, CSIRO_AGI_Dcar_HiC_V3, whole genome shotgun sequence genome. Proteins encoded here:
- the LOC130698707 gene encoding uncharacterized protein LOC130698707, with translation MDDPAFLTANNAAARIAVTARSHPTSPSVNLAHSIPAAEAAAINPVTTETTQWTRLRTTTRRQITNTCTQFTAAIKRGDSRGSVRALVEYAQELLHEARDVNNRLLEGAEPEEFDRQHEAHTKYVQQVKVVEAELQRYLATRAHLPPSVKGLPTLELRNYPSRECNQSRYQLSVHSSQHSLSDPQEADRSQRQIEAQQRSTEAQLDLQEAERALQLLQVEENEDRRSLPEFYNHDGVNRWCQNHSPWGIEGEAQLQDEAPDDWIDMYSVGRLRPATRTEAGSHSSVRAELPDFSGRSLEWFAWVDLFRALVHDTSKAAGEKFAILKRHLRGDCLDVVYGLGGGEAAYIQALVRLKANFGRRDVMRAAHLQALDKLEIQKNDPASFKRYAEKVRTHLFDLTRIGEAGTSDIIEKICLKLQLSDRLAWNSDRGNGLERRNLNQFGTWICARAAAYQNAYSIAADQLNGGTSKSKDRQYTRNNQTSAEARDREPRIPSSAYCFKCEGSHKLDDCHSFKDLTIKDKLSFCIRHRLCFNCLRSRHSARECRSKKGCSIPNCKRTHHILLHDQSQDESVRPVTARASLSKGKKTAVGMIRLDVLDAEGNIVKANAFLDEGSDAAPFSETDSFLDYE